The following proteins come from a genomic window of Ictalurus furcatus strain D&B chromosome 14, Billie_1.0, whole genome shotgun sequence:
- the n4bp3 gene encoding NEDD4-binding protein 3-A has translation MATVQALPLTQDPSKSISAIYPASSLASADCVMGSVGSLIEKHDVSPTKVNKAVPQVPQQQSKKGFSQRELLNYLNITKKEPKAGKHIVFGSSSNKREHSREEENLYTKVYHKDGKEVDLGKNSLPIGGKFDKPRLRSSAFKPVTPKSFSSMQNLYPSKSEELMNGKHSLYSKMTSKSLSTSSSSSSPSRVGTSANKGVLAVPHEEETASDSGHNSMSSLPPYRPPFRPQLGQISASTGHIEHIGSLERTSAGTVGISALSMAPESYELSQSLEDVVKDLEERLQEKEHELWQMRRNLDESEDAIAQVFEGKQRLWEKEVSELKQLYTTKLRQVSQHSQRSQRALQLQLYKAQHERSRVQDELNTLRRKYQSLQKQGGAGRSHELQPQLEESQWEVCQKAGEISLLKQQLKDSQAEVTQKLSEIFLLKTQLRETRQELCTKDGQLDMLQLALQAARRKCALGKSVQNLSSHQATPGEDGGTNSSTEERLRAELLLERRQSEAQASAFDTERSTWQLEKEKVLRYQRELQASYLEMFHKNESLERELQKLRGGRAGAVVGGAPAEPSGLPWIERIESSEI, from the exons ATGGCAACAGTCCAGGCCCTGCCTTTGACCCAAGATCCCAGCAAGAGCATCAGTGCCATTTATCCAGCATCCTCTCTGGCATCTGCTGACTGCGTTATGGGTAGTGTGGGCAGTCTGATCGAGAAGCACGACGTGTCGCCCACCAAAGTCAACAAAGCCGTTCCTCAGGTCCCACAGCAGCAGAGCAAGAAGGGCTTCAGCCAGAGAGAGCTGCTGAACTACCTGAACATCACGAAGAAGGAGCCGAAAGCAGGCAAACACATCGTCTTCGGCAGCTCATCCAACAAGAGGGAGCATTCCAGAGAGGAGGAGAACCTCTACACCAAGGTTTATCATAAAGACGGCAAAGAGGTGGACTTGGGCAAGAACTCTCTCCCGATAGGCGGCAAGTTTGACAAG CCTCGTTTGAGGTCGTCTGCCTTTAAGCCGGTGACGCCAAAGAGCTTTAGCTCCATGCAGAACCTTTACCCATCCAAATCCGAGGAATTGATGAATGGCAAGCACTCGCTCTACTCCAAGATGACGTCCAAATCTCTATCCACGTCTTCCTCGTCCTCGTCTCCTTCACGAGTGGGTACCAGCGCCAACAAGGGTGTCCTGGCGGTACCCCATGAAGAGGAGACGGCCTCAGACTCCGGCCACAACTCTATGAGCAGCCTGCCACCGTACCGCCCTCCGTTCCGCCCCCAGCTCGGGCAGATCAGTGCCTCGACGGGTCATATCGAGCACATCGGCTCCCTCGAGCGGACCTCCGCAGGCACGGTAGGCATCAGTGCTCTTAGTATGGCCCCCGAGTCCTATGAGCTCTCACAATCTTTGGAGGACGTGGTGAAGGACCTGGAGGAGCGACTACAGGAGAAAGAGCACGAACTGTGGCAGATGAGGAGGAACCTGGATGAAAGCGAGGATGCCATTGCACAG gtgtttgaAGGGAAGCAGCGGCTTTGGGAGAAGGAGGTGTCCGAGCTGAAGCAGCTCTACACCACTAAGCTGCGCCAGGTATCCCAGCATTCTCAGCGCTCCCAGCGTGCCCTGCAGCTGCAGCTCTACAAGGCTCAGCACGAGCGCAGCCGAGTACAAGACGAACTGAACACGTTGCGTCGCAAATACCAGAGCCTGCAGAAACAGGGTGGAGCTGGGCGGAGCCACGAGCTCCAACCACAGCTTGAGGAGTCCCAATGGGAG gtgtgtcaGAAGGCAGGTGAGATCTCCCTGCTGAAACAGCAGCTCAAAGACTCCCAGGCCGAAGTGACTCAGAAGCTCAGCGAGATCTTCCTGCTGAAGACGCAGCTGCGCGAGACGCGCCAGGAGCTGTGCACCAAAGATGGTCAGCTGGACATGCTGCAACTGGCACTGCAGGCCGCACGCCGCAAGTGTGCCCTG GGGAAGTCGGTGCAGAACCTGTCCTCCCACCAGGCGACTCCGGGCGAGGACGGCGGGACGAACAGCTCCACAGAGGAGCGTCTCCGTGCCGAGCTGCTGCTGGAGCGACGTCAGAGCGAAGCTCAAGCCTCGGCCTTCGACACCGAACGCAGCACGTGGCagctggagaaggagaaggTCCTTCGCTATCAGAGAGAGCTGCAGGccagctacctggagatgttTCACAAAAACGAGAGCCTGGAGAGAGAACTGCAGAAGCTCAGAGGAGGCAGAGCTGGAGCTGTGGTGGGCGGGGCTCCAGCAGAGCCCTCAGGTCTTCCCTGGATTGAAAGGATCGAGTCTTCTGAAATCTGA
- the rmnd5b gene encoding E3 ubiquitin-protein transferase RMND5B produces the protein MEQCACVERELEKVLHRFVTYGHQSEERLDELLRNVCELRSQLVTFGVQDTDLSVLSQTMAQCCKEIKETVQMLASRHKDIHGSVSKVGKAIDRNFDAEVSAVVAETVWDSSEKQRNLSETIVEHLYRQGMLSVAEDLCQESGVVIDMSMKQPFLELNRILEALRMQDLRPALEWAVTNRQRLLDLNSSLEFKLHRLYFISLLNGGVENQLEALHYARHFQPFAAQHQRDIQVLMGSLVYLRNGIENSPYRGLLETNQWAEICNIFTRDACALLGLSVESPLSVSFASGCMALPVLMNIKQVIEQRQCSGVWTHKDELPIEIDLGKKCWYHSVFACPILRQQTSESNPPMKLICGHVISKDALNKLTNAGKLKCPYCPMEQNPLDAKQIYF, from the exons ATGGAGCAATGTGCGTGTGTGGAGCGCGAGCTGGAGAAGGTGCTGCACAGGTTCGTGACGTACGGACACCAGTCAGAGGAACGTCTCGACGAGCTGCTGAGGAACGTCTGCGAGCTGCGCAGCCAGCTGGTCACCTTCG GTGTACAGGATACAGATCTATCAGTGCTTTCTCAGACCATGGCGCAGTGCTGTAAGGAGATCAAGGAGACGGTGCAGATGCTCGCGTCTCGACACAAGGACATCCACGGCAGCGTGTCCAAAGTGGGCAAAGCCATCGACAGA AACTTCGACGCGGAGGTGAGCGCCGTAGTAGCCGAGACGGTGTGGGACTCGTCTGAGAAGCAGAGGAACCTGAGTGAGACCATCGTGGAGCACCTGTACCGACAGGGCATGCTGAGCGTCGCCGAAGACCTCTGTCAG GAGTCGGGCGTGGTCATCGACATGAGCATGAAGCAGCCGTTTCTGGAGCTCAATCGCATTCTAGAGGCTTTACGGATGCAGGACCTCCGACCGGCGCTAGA ATGGGCTGTGACGAACAGACAGAGGCTTCTGGATCTGAACAGCAGTCTGGAGTTCAAGCTGCACCGGCTCTACTTCATCAGCCTGCTGAACGGAGGTGTGGAGAACCAGCTGGAGGCTCTGCACTACGCTCGCCACTTCCAACCGTTCGCCGCCCAGCATCAGAGAG ATATCCAGGTGTTAATGGGCAGCCTGGTTTACCTGCGGAACGGCATCGAGAACTCTCCGTACCGCGGTCTGCTCGAGACCAACCAGTGGGCCGAGATCTGCAACATCTTCACCCGGGACGCCTGCGCCCTGCTCGGCCTGTCCGTAGAGTCTCCGCTCAGCGTCAG tttTGCATCAGGTTGCATGGCCCTGCCTGTGTTGATGAACATTAAGCAGGTCATCGAGCAGCGGCAGTGTAGCGGCGTCTGGACGCACAAGGACGAGCTGCCT atCGAGATAGACCTAGGAAAGAAGTGCTGGTATCACTCGGTGTTTGCGTGTCCCATCCTGAGGCAGCAGACGTCGGAGAGTAACCCACCCATGAAGCTCATCTGCGGTCACGTCATCTCCAAAGACGCCCTTAACAAACTCACCAACGCTGGGAA GCTGAAGTGTCCGTACTGTCCGATGGAGCAGAACCCTTTGGACGctaaacagatttatttctgA